ATATTCCCTGTGGTTGGATTCGCAGACTCAACTCGCTTCCACTGGCAACACCAAACAGTTGGTAGCTTCCTTTTGCATTCAGATCCAAGAGGACTGTGCCTGCATCGGTGCCGAGCTTGCTGTCCTCGTGCTCCTGTCTTCCCTCCCGCTGAAGCTGAAAGGCTGAAGTGTTACTCCTCTTGAGCGAGGTCGAGTTTTTGGTTGCATCGTCCATCGAGCCTGAAAGTGCCAGATTGCAATCTGTGAGCTGGGAGCTGCTGGTTGCTTCCACGCTAGCAGAGGCGTTCATGTCGAGGGACAGACTGTTGAGGGCTTTCTCTAATATCGCTTGCAAGTATCTTCCTTGAGCCTCGATTCTCGTTTGCAGCTTCTTTTGTACCTGCCATGCGTGTTCTTTCCTTGAGAATCCGATGAGGTAACACTGCTGAATGGTGCCAGTGGTCTTTACCTCAAGTTGCTCGTTCATCTTCCTCTGCACTTCCAACTGATACCGTATTGCCTCAGCAAGTGGAGTTCCTCTGTGTGATTTcacagatcatgattatgatcagCCCATGAGTGGAAATACAAACagtaccatcatcatcatcttaattAGTGGAGTGTGCACGACGCCTTGGCTGTACTCGTCTAATTCCACTCAATAAACAATGGTGAACTGTTGAGGGAAGAACGAGGGACAAAACATACCCTACGGATTCTGGTCCTCCGAAGACACTGCTATCAGCGGAATAGCTCGTGTCGGCTGGGTTGCTTCCTGTACTCATAGAACCCCAATTCGGAACAAGAAATTGTATACCCAGTTTGCAATGCATCCTTGACTAAggggtgtgtgtgtatatataatatatataccttTGCTGGAGGTTTCCGCCTTCGTCTCTCGTCCAGTTTGCCTTCCAAGTCTATATTTCTGTAGCAAATGCAGGCTGAGATCAATAAAGGAACACAAGTTTGAGCAAAAGAAGAGCGGAAGAAGATGAAACAAGGATTTTGGAACGGATAGATCAATCAACAGAACCTGCAAGTGACTCTTCAGATGGTACAGCGTCAATCCCTTCATGCCCATTAATCTAAGCACCGATTTCGGTGTCGCCTCTGCGAAATTTTCACGTCGGCGATCAGGAACGACAAAGCGGCACCGGTGCCAAATGCTATATGATCACGAATCAGCTCGAAAACACACAGTAATAATTGAATAATCTGACCAGATGCAGTACTTGAATTGGGCTGCTTAACTCAATCAGGCTAAGAATCAGTCTTTAAAGACGTTCTCTACCACAGTGATGATGCTAAGAATCAGAAGCTGTGACATGGAGGTGTATTATGTCCTAATCCTGCCTGAACAGGATCAGAGGAGTACTTACTGTCTGGTCCACCGAGCTTGGCGACGGCGTCCACAAACCGGTCATGGAGTTCGGGCGTCCATCTCAGTCGAGGCTTGGGATCTCTCGACAGCGTCGCCCCTGCAGCTTCGTAGGCTGATGCTTCTGCTCCTGCCGATCGCGTGCGGTGGTGCCTCATCATCCCATCCTCGAACCTCATGACGAATGTATGCGAGTGTGTTCGTGTGGAGAATAGAGAGTGAGAGAGCAGAAGAACTCCCGGAGGATTCTCGGCGACGAATCTGACAACCCGCAACACGATAAGAGAAGCGAAGAAAGAGATGAAAGCAGTATAAAGACATCAAAAGTCTTTCCCTTTCAAAACGAGTGAGAGATGTCGACTTCGTCCACCGCACCGAGGGGGGTTCGGATATTCCACTGCACCGCGGAGCACGTCAACACCAGCGGAAAAGGAGAGATTTTGGCGCTTGGCCCCCGAGAAGCGTCGGTGGCTACGGCGATCCCGCGGAGGAGCACAAGCGAGAGCACGTGAGGCGGGCGCCGCGTGCGGACGCCAGAGACGGGGGCGGCATATTCGCAGCCGAGACCGGGAAGTGGAAGATTCGTGCCGCCATGCACCCGAGCGTGCCATGTCGGCGTGGGCCCTTTCCGGAAAGCAAGGCGACGTCTTTGGCGGGGCTGGGAATATTCTATTCCCCCTCCGTCGTCCTCATCACCAGTCGGCGCCATCCTCTGCAGCCTTTGATCAGTCTCCTTTCTCTCTTCTCCAGCGTTTGTTTTCGCTGGCCACCGAACAGTTGTGGGAGGGTCCCACTCCAATCATGAAGTATGTGATCGTGTCATATGTCAGCGAACCTGCTCATGGGGTCATAGTAGATCAGTGGATGAGAGATCACACTGGAAAACAGATCATGATGAACAATAACGACATACGAAGCTAAAAAGATTAAGACAGTTGTTCTCTcgtgtggagagggggaggaaggAAAAAGATGAGGCAAATTGAACCAAGTCAAAGGCATGGAATGAGGAGAGTTGTCCCAATAATATCTGGTAAAGTTTATGTAATATGTCAGCATTACAATTCAATCATGTCGCGTAGATGATTAATAGGCTCTCTCTCTCGAGCTGTGTAAGATATTTCCAACACTCCACTGAGACTTACAATCCAATCTTAACCCTAAGGAACACACTACTTGTTTCATCTTTGGATCATGCACTCATATTAAACACCCTTTGAAAGCCTTCCGCAAAGCAGCTTCATCCAAGTTTCTACCTATGAACACCAGTTTGTTGATCCTCTTTTCATCTGGTCCCCATGGTTTGGCAGGACATCCATCCAACATAGAATGCACCCCCTGAGATATGTACAACGAACAGAAATTATGACGATAGCAGATAAGAAACAGCTGGGCAAAGTTGTTTTAAGTGGCAACCCAGAAACAGCTGGGGAAAGTTGTTCCAAGTGGCAACCGAGAAAATCAACATATGATATCGCATCTGCAAGCGCGGATAAATTAGGATGCAGGGTAGGAAGCAAGAGAACCAAGTACCTGAAAGACAAATCGACCGGTAGAGTCATTTACAGATACAACACCTTTCATCCTGTACAAGTCTtcccctttttcatcaacaagTCTCTCAAGCCAATCGTTAACCTAAGAGTTGAATTAGTTAGCAATCACAACTTCATGTTCACTTTTCAACAGACAGATAATTCATATGTACTTCAGCAAGATTGATGCAGAAAGATCAAGAACTGAAGCAAAAAGCAAGTCAAAGAAACAGGAGTTATTGTTTTTAACTAGTTTAAAACAAATAAATACTGAAATCCTCTGCATACATAGAGATATAGTTAACATACAGCAAGAGATTAAAAGCTACCTCATCGAGATCCAGGGTCCCCTCAGAAACTATACTGACGCTGGTCACAGATGAATCATGCACATGATCATGATGATGTCCCCCATGTTCCCCATGGTGATCTGGAAGAAGAAAACCCGACAAGAAACCATCACAAACAGCCAATGCACTACAGGTTCTAGCAGCTGactcaagtaaaagaaaaaagaaaaacaattacTTCACATCGCATCACACAAACATTaagtattgttttcatgctttccAATGACTTCAGTTAATCTTTACCCAGAACATCTACATAAGAAACTTGGTGATGATGGGCCATggcctttaatcaatttgcccagCCAAATATTGAGAGATATTTGGAAAATAAGTGCTCATAGTATTCATAGCTTCTTTTATCTTTACCAAGCAACTGAATCAACAACATTATAGCAGAGAGAATAATTTCCAAAAGTGAAACCTATATGCCAGATAAAGAACATGCAGAATAGCAAATGACACTTATATCATGACTACCTTTAAGgttatgtttctatgattatcaaATGACGATGACTATTAGAAATTAGTGCCCCAGAGTTTCCACATGACCTCTATGCTCTTCTTCTACTAATATGTGACTATCTTGTAGCTCGTTTCAAAATACAGTCATAACGAAAGTTTTCATTATTACATAAAAAAGGCACTACCATGTCCATTTCCACAATGATGACCCTTGTCATGGCTGGCTTCCACTTGAACATCAGTCTCAATTCTGCAAAAATATGAAAACTCAAAACCTCCTAGCTAAATGAAACCATATAATTAGCAAGCCAACAGCAGATAAGCTAAACTTCAGAAAGCTATCAATTCAAGGACAACTGATTTATATAGAGACACCTGTCTAAATCATAGCCACCAATTCCCAGAACAAAATCCATATCCACAATGCTGTGTTTGGCTTGTTTAATTTGTGCCATCCCATTTATAAGCTGCAACAGTTACAAATGACATCATTATATTAAAAGTATTACACATTAAGCTAGCTGGAGAAAGTTttgttcatgaacaaaatttaccTTGATTCTGTCAGTTAGTGCATCCAGTTCAGCCTCATTGACCAAATCTGTCTGCAAAAGCAAGAATAAATTCAGGAAAAAGCTAAAACATCTTTGATGGCTAGCTAAATGAAGAAAGTAGCTTATCAGCTGAAATACGATTACCTTATTCAATATAATGCGGTCTGCATATGCAACTTGTTCTACTGCCTCATTTACGACCCACCTTGGTTTCACTTCATCCAAATGTCGCATAGCATGCTTACAATCTACCAAAGTGACAACACCATCAAGCTTCACATATCGTGCGACCAATTCATCTGAGCAGAAAGTTTCTATAACAGGAGAAGGTTTTGCAAGACctgcacaaaaaaaaaatatatatcaatataaAAAAGAATGTACAGGTAAGCAACTAAGAACTTAATTATAGCTACATGATGTACTTAGAGCATGGAAACTGAGCAATGTGACCTGTGTATCAGCACAAGTTCATGTTCGTATGTCAGCCTAGAATGCTTCACGGGTCGATGCCACATGAAAATTTGGTGTTTTTATGGAATCAACCAGTCAGCATCTCACTTTGGAAACATATATTCTTTTATCATAGTCAAaagcagggtctgccgtaccgcccggtacgggcggtatgtaccggtccgacaggttgtcggtacgtggaccgactgttaccggtccgagagtactgtagcactgcagcAGTGTATTATAGCACTAtagcagtactacagtactcAGTACACctgggtataccgctcggtataccgtaccgtaccggtaccgagcccaggtcgaaatatcggtacggtacgatattgcgaaccttggtcaaAAAGAAACTACACCTAAACTTCATCTAAACTGAAGCTATTCAGCATGATGGGTTAATGGTTATATAGAAGACAGGAAGCTTCTTTGAAGGGTCAACAGTAGCCTTCTCA
The window above is part of the Musa acuminata AAA Group cultivar baxijiao chromosome BXJ2-6, Cavendish_Baxijiao_AAA, whole genome shotgun sequence genome. Proteins encoded here:
- the LOC135614200 gene encoding myb family transcription factor PHL11-like isoform X1, with the protein product MRFEDGMMRHHRTRSAGAEASAYEAAGATLSRDPKPRLRWTPELHDRFVDAVAKLGGPDKATPKSVLRLMGMKGLTLYHLKSHLQKYRLGRQTGRETKAETSSKGSNPADTSYSADSSVFGGPESVGGTPLAEAIRYQLEVQRKMNEQLEVKTTGTIQQCYLIGFSRKEHAWQVQKKLQTRIEAQGRYLQAILEKALNSLSLDMNASASVEATSSSQLTDCNLALSGSMDDATKNSTSLKRSNTSAFQLQREGRQEHEDSKLGTDAGTVLLDLNAKGSYQLFGVASGSELSLRIQPQGI
- the LOC135614200 gene encoding myb family transcription factor PHL11-like isoform X2: MRFEDGMMRHHRTRSAGAEASAYEAAGATLSRDPKPRLRWTPELHDRFVDAVAKLGGPDKATPKSVLRLMGMKGLTLYHLKSHLQKYRLGRQTGRETKAETSSKGSNPADTSYSADSSVFGGPESVGGTPLAEAIRYQLEVQRKMNEQLEVQKKLQTRIEAQGRYLQAILEKALNSLSLDMNASASVEATSSSQLTDCNLALSGSMDDATKNSTSLKRSNTSAFQLQREGRQEHEDSKLGTDAGTVLLDLNAKGSYQLFGVASGSELSLRIQPQGI
- the LOC135614200 gene encoding myb family transcription factor PHL11-like isoform X3, with the translated sequence MGMKGLTLYHLKSHLQKYRLGRQTGRETKAETSSKGSNPADTSYSADSSVFGGPESVGGTPLAEAIRYQLEVQRKMNEQLEVKTTGTIQQCYLIGFSRKEHAWQVQKKLQTRIEAQGRYLQAILEKALNSLSLDMNASASVEATSSSQLTDCNLALSGSMDDATKNSTSLKRSNTSAFQLQREGRQEHEDSKLGTDAGTVLLDLNAKGSYQLFGVASGSELSLRIQPQGI
- the LOC135614198 gene encoding uncharacterized protein LOC135614198 — translated: MAVRFLIPRASKTLSHHLLRSPPSWVDSIPSAAGVSGCLRGLHSVVSGSSRPYYRRGILPPFSRFMVSASSPRLDLAEAVSSALDIDIRVPATVITGFLGSGKTTLLNHILTSQHGKRIAVIENEFGEVDIDSSLVASHSSVSEDIVMVNNGCLCCTVRGDLVKMLLKLVKNKRDKFDHIVIETTGLAKPSPVIETFCSDELVARYVKLDGVVTLVDCKHAMRHLDEVKPRWVVNEAVEQVAYADRIILNKTDLVNEAELDALTDRIKLINGMAQIKQAKHSIVDMDFVLGIGGYDLDRIETDVQVEASHDKGHHCGNGHDHHGEHGGHHHDHVHDSSVTSVSIVSEGTLDLDEVNDWLERLVDEKGEDLYRMKGVVSVNDSTGRFVFQGVHSMLDGCPAKPWGPDEKRINKLVFIGRNLDEAALRKAFKGCLI